GTCCTCCGGTGCCACGTGTCGTCCCCTCCGAGAACCATCAAAGACGCGCTGAAGGCGCTGTTCGGCATTGCGCTGTACCCTCCGAACCGCGCCACGATGGTGCATCTTGGAGTGATCCCCGCGCTTTTCGCCCTTGTGGTGAAGGACGGGCGCGTGGGGATCGTCGAGGACACCACCGCGGTGATCGCGCAAGTAGCCGGGTGCGAGGAGAGCGGTGAGGCCTTCCGGAAGGTCGCCGGGGTTGGGGTTCTCGCTGATCTCCTCGACCTGTCTACCGGCGCCAGTATGCGAAGCAAGGAGAATGCCGTCTCGGCGTTGCTGAATTTGGCGCGGTGCGGTGGCGAGAGCGTTGTGGCAGAGGTCAGGGAGGCGCTTACGGATATTGCGGCCAATGGGATCGATGATGTCGAGGATAATGGAAGCGCCAAGGGGAAGAACAAAGCAAAGTTGTTGAAGGTTTTGTTTGGTGATGATGATGTTAACGATGATAACAGTAGCAACAGCGTTTTGAGTTCGGGTGGAGGTTCGCAGTTTGATTCATTCTAGTTTCTTCGATCGACATTCTTCTCGAGTTTTGGGTACAGGAAGCCAATGGTTTTAAATTGCGGCTGCAATTGCAATGTGATTCCGACTTTTTAATGTGAGAGCAATTGCTTGATAATTGTTCGAAAATGGGGCTGATGTTAGAACTTGTTCTAGTTATCTGCAATTTAAAACCATGGATGGGATCATAGGAATGCGTTgcaattgcatgattcattttgTTCTTATGGTGGATTAAGACTCAGGTTTGGGGAATTAGTGTACAAAAAATAGGTGTTTATTTGTTCGAGTGTTGTATTGCTGTGATTCCATTGATTTTAATATGAGCAATATCATGCTATATTGTACATTATATGTTTCTAACGAGAAAGTTTGTCTTATGAGTATCAACTTTTAGATTGTTCTTTTATTTGTCTCGCATTATTCTTCTGTTGTGTCTTTGCACTACAGGCTACTCATTACATAAAACTGTAGTTCGATATTAATTGATTATATTATACAAGGATCTTCAGAGGTGAACTTATGCATATTAAGTGTGTCTATCTTTATACAATTTTTCTGAAAAAATAGAGCTGATTTAAAGCGCCAGTACATTGTTTATTGGTGCTTGAAACTAATGAAGATAGATTATAATTATCATATTATTGTTAAAGGACTACTCAAATATAATGATTAATGATTAATCAAGCCTCACCTCAAAGACTTGTTGTATACATACTCCCTTTCTGGTTACTCTTGACATTTTAGTCCAAGGAGGCTGTCTACTTTTTGTACCACTTGTTGTGAACTTCTGATATTGTTCTATGCACAGATAAGATATTCCTCATTTGCATGAAGTACACTTACCTCCCATGTATTGGGGTTGGGGTAAATTCACATCATGGTTCTTGAGATTTACGCAATTACCAGGAATGGTCATCGAAATCCAAATTTTTTTTAGAGTGGTCTTTCAGATAGAATTCCGGACACCATAGTGGTCATTTATGGTGCTGATTCAGCTGTCAGAGTACTAGTGTCGCCATTTTTTATCACGTTGGATAGTTCCAATGGCTGAGTGATGTGTATTCATTCCAATTTGGTCTCTCCCCCAATTTATAACCCTAATCCATTGTGCAGAGCGCTTCTTCTACATCTTCTTCTACAGTTCATAATCGTTAACAACCATTCCtgtgtttttccttcaatttacAAGTTCATAATCGTTAACAAACATTCATCTACAGTTCTACACTACATTCTCAATTCAACAGTTATCTGATATGAACCCAAAAGTTATATTCATTCAACAAAATTTGAAATGCATACTTGTTATCCATGAACTGATTGAGCGGTTCCTGGAGATTCGAAGGGAAAGCTTCAGGAACCAAAGACAAACGCTTCTCATTCTCTACGCACCGCTTTTGCAAATTCTTAACGATATTGAGCTCCAATTCCTTGTCGTCGCGAATCGGAACCTGTTCTAAATTGGATCCAAAATTGAAATGAATTCACTTTATTTAGTCATTAGAATTGTACGTAATAAAAAATGGCTACATTAACATTTAAATAGCTGGTTGAGCATTGAAAATGACACGGAAATTACTATAGTGGCTAGAGTTTTATCTGAGAGAATATAGTAAGAAAAtttagatatctaagagaataTGGTAGGAGAATTTAGATCTCGATGTGTGAATCTTAGGGATCATTACAAAAATTTACTTGTTAGGTTTAACAATGAGTA
The DNA window shown above is from Arachis ipaensis cultivar K30076 chromosome B08, Araip1.1, whole genome shotgun sequence and carries:
- the LOC107613881 gene encoding U-box domain-containing protein 1; translated protein: MDEKRRTVASLVSKLSSVSERTRIDALIELRQMSKLDPETRPIIAEAGAIPFLAETLYSSSHPSQENAAATLLNLSISAKEPLVSTRGVLDAIAHVISHHSSSSSASAVQSAAATIHSLLAATDDYRPSVGAKRDIVYALVDVLRCHVSSPPRTIKDALKALFGIALYPPNRATMVHLGVIPALFALVVKDGRVGIVEDTTAVIAQVAGCEESGEAFRKVAGVGVLADLLDLSTGASMRSKENAVSALLNLARCGGESVVAEVREALTDIAANGIDDVEDNGSAKGKNKAKLLKVLFGDDDVNDDNSSNSVLSSGGGSQFDSF